From the genome of Eucalyptus grandis isolate ANBG69807.140 chromosome 2, ASM1654582v1, whole genome shotgun sequence, one region includes:
- the LOC108957612 gene encoding disease resistance protein RUN1-like, translating to MDCKKRTSHVVLPIFYKVTPSDVRYLKQNFGKAFHSRKEHFDAKEIGEGQRALIEVSYLNGWESEKFANGHEGELVEKVITTILSKLRHDFQLDVTKHLVGISDHLNKIRNWVDTPANVARMIGIYGMSGIGKTTLAKVIYNKLSNKFVHCSFLPDVRETAHCNGIPYLQNQLIKEILQIEHQVWKVDDGISLIKSRFKGRKVLLILDDIDHKDQLNALAKERDWFSQGSIIIVTTRNKAILDQSEFEVDFKYELNEIDEMHSLHLFNKHAFRMNHSSKDFEGISRDIISTMGGLPSALEVIGSYLYGKTNRKVWQDMLEKLRKEPDRDVQKILQKSFDALEQGHKEIFLDIACFFISEESKFAMYMWEDCGFYASQGIEELKLRCLIKIANDGKLRMHDQLRDLGRNIICQEGLPERRSRLWDCEEASRALTGGKGTERIQAICLRKHYRHFQTYKNEQFKRLQGLRFLQLRSVALSGDFNNLFSELRWLCWDDVKKKKWLSIFNKQSFPATNLRLPKLVVLELKDCWITEQWRGWGSIMARWRKDITCDFCLFCFVNQLIIFFCIGGKTAEDSQP from the exons ATGGATTGCAAGAAGAGGACGTCACATGTCGTGTTGCCCATTTTCTACAAAGTGACTCCATCAGATGTGCGGTatctaaaacaaaattttgggaAGGCCTTCCATTCGCGCAAGGAGCATTTTGATGCAAAGGAAATTGGGGAAGGCCAGCGGGCACTTATAGAAGTGAGTTACTTAAATGGATGGGAATCTGAGAAATTTGCCAATGG GCATGAAGGAGAACTAGTAGAAAAAGTTATCACAACTATTTTGAGCAAGTTGCGACATGATTTTCAACTTGATGTTACTAAGCACCTAGTTGGAATTAGTGATCATTTGAACAAAATCAGGAATTGGGTAGATACTCCTGCCAATGTTGCTCGAATGATTGGAATCTATGGTATGAGTGGGATCGGTAAAACGACTCTTGCCAAGGTTATCTACAACAAGTTGTCAAATAAATTTGTGCATTGTAGCTTTCTTCCGGATGTTCGAGAAACAGCTCATTGCAATGGTATTCCTTATCTACAAAATCAACTAATTAAGGAAATACTGCAAATCGAACATCAAGTTTGGAAAGTTGATGATGGAATTAGTTTGATCAAATCTAGATTCAAAGGAAGAAAGGTTCTCCTAATTTTGGATGATATAGATCATAAAGATCAATTAAATGCTTTGGCTAAAGAACGTGACTGGTTTAGTCAGGGAAGTATCATCATTGTTACAACTAGAAATAAAGCTATTCTTGATCAATCTGAATTTGAGGTTGACTTCAAGTATGAATTGAATGAAATAGACGAGATGCATtctttgcatttatttaataaacaTGCATTCCGTATGAACCATTCTTCGAAGGATTTTGAGGGTATTTCTCGTGATATAATTTCAACTATGGGTGGGCTTCCCTCGGCTCTGGAGGTTATAGGTTCATACTTGTATggaaaaacaaatagaaaagtaTGGCAAGATATGCTtgagaaattaagaaaagaacccgatagagatgtccaaaagatatTACAAAAAAGTTTTGATGCTTTAGAGCAAGGACATAAGgagatttttctcgatattgcttgtttctttatCAGTGAAGAGAGCAAATTTGCCATGTACATGTGGGAAGACTGTGGATTTTATGCAAGTCAAGGAATTGAAGAGCTGAAATTGAGGTGCttaataaaaattgcaaatgaTGGTAAGTTaaggatgcatgatcaactgagagatcttggaaggaaTATTATTTGCCAAGAAGGACTGCCTGAGAGACGTAGTAGATTGTGGGACTGCGAGGAAGCCTCTAGAGCACTAACGGGAGGAAAG GGAACTGAAAGGATCCAGGCAATTTGTCTTCGCAAACACTATCGCCATTTCCAGACATACAAGAATGAACAGTTTAAAAGGCTACAGGGCTTAAGGTTCCTTCAATTGAGGTCGGTGGCTTTAAGTGGAGACTTTAACAATCTATTTTCTGAATTGAGATGGCTTTGCTGGGATGAcgttaaaaagaagaaatggttgTCCATATTTAACAAACAATCTTTTCCGGCAACCAATTTGCGTCTGCCGAAATTAGTGGTGCTAGAGTTGAAAGATTGCTGGATCACAGAACAATGGAGAGGATGGGGTTCAATTATGGCAAGATGGAGAAAAGACATCACCtgtgatttttgtttgttttgttttgtcaatcaactcattattttcttttgtatagGCGGCAAAACGGCTGAAGATTCTCAACCTTGA